One Serinicoccus chungangensis genomic window carries:
- a CDS encoding phosphotransferase family protein: MRSAPALLAQAITQGVVACAGVLDGEVRLVPCPRSNLVHRLDVDGVPVAFVKQQGEATASDGLATVAQEAAVLGALQGGPVPGLLLADEETVWTTAVPGAPLHETLPRDPLAVAHALGQTLATLHRHPVPTPTALPRATRPWPLTGQAPASVRSAPPGSAAALLAAQVLDEPGEEARVARGAARRWGRRHLVHGDLSSDNVLVAWGPAGPVARLVDLEDGGLGEPSWDLVCALRVLDDCLGLEHVDTARRELLDAYAAGAGPGVEDPALRLVHDVMADTRSALSDLVSWGHLQQVLAS, from the coding sequence ATGAGGAGCGCCCCGGCCCTGCTGGCGCAGGCGATCACGCAGGGGGTGGTCGCCTGCGCCGGCGTGCTCGACGGGGAGGTCCGGCTGGTGCCGTGCCCGCGCAGCAACCTCGTGCACCGCCTCGACGTGGACGGTGTCCCGGTGGCCTTCGTCAAGCAGCAGGGCGAGGCGACCGCGAGCGACGGGCTGGCCACCGTGGCCCAGGAGGCCGCGGTGCTCGGGGCGCTGCAGGGAGGGCCGGTGCCAGGGCTGCTGCTCGCCGACGAGGAGACGGTCTGGACCACCGCGGTCCCCGGGGCCCCGCTGCACGAGACGCTGCCCCGCGACCCGCTCGCGGTGGCGCACGCCCTGGGGCAGACCCTCGCCACCCTCCACCGTCACCCGGTGCCGACGCCGACGGCCCTGCCGCGCGCCACCCGGCCCTGGCCGTTGACCGGCCAGGCGCCGGCGAGCGTGCGCAGCGCGCCACCGGGGTCGGCGGCGGCCCTCCTAGCCGCCCAGGTGCTGGACGAGCCGGGCGAGGAGGCGCGCGTCGCGCGTGGCGCGGCGCGGCGATGGGGTCGTCGGCACCTCGTCCACGGCGACCTCTCCTCGGACAACGTCCTGGTGGCGTGGGGCCCGGCCGGTCCGGTCGCCCGTCTGGTGGACCTCGAGGACGGAGGCCTCGGTGAGCCCTCCTGGGACCTCGTGTGCGCCCTCCGGGTCCTCGACGACTGCCTCGGTCTCGAGCACGTCGACACCGCCCGCCGGGAGCTGCTGGACGCCTACGCGGCCGGTGCGGGCCCGGGGGTGGAGGACCCCGCGCTCCGGCTGGTGCACGACGTCATGGCCGACACCCGCAGCGCGCTCAGCGACCTGGTGTCCTGGGGTCACCTCCAGCAGGTGCTCGCCTCATGA
- a CDS encoding S8 family serine peptidase gives MPDVEPVDLHLPGSLLRRHDARVLDPATAPREEDPRSGTRLPAPSATAYLNTRLLVAGLLGVSAADRVDELQRVLREAGYAVTLRPDAADEAFGRWLLLAVESGAEPGAGKGFEEVRGGPMDPDDPVTRLDPGLRVGSVSVAEVDAGYASRVYVVPDAQVQEPDPWSLLLAARAAGLQDVDLEHLVLPGGGGLYWGGQGGGLYWGGQGGGLYWGGQTGVPGIAPDRAPVQLALPDPTRPGPGRRAPVVVVPDTGLGEHPWFTGSDLAQQRRSLLGWPILPGGRPTPWPEGTGVDDELTGALDSLSGHGTFVAGVVRQAAAGARIVALPVLDSAGLAAEQDVTRTLAVLLVLHLIHQERGRTEFDEAGGVVDVLNLSLGFYHQDGEVSDHPVRRLLDLFGRAGVGVVAAAGNQATTTPMYPGGWAVGPGTALEEDQPVPLVCVGALNPDGRTVAMFSNAGPWVTTHRPGVNVVSTLPVTFDASAQADRRTPGPHGGPDRATPDPDDLRGGFGVWSGTSFAAPWLSGQLAADLVAQRAEDDGKDAVPDMRRRAAGALRRLVKEE, from the coding sequence ATGCCCGACGTCGAGCCCGTCGACCTGCACCTGCCCGGCTCCCTGCTCCGCCGCCACGACGCGCGCGTGCTCGACCCGGCGACGGCGCCCCGGGAGGAGGACCCGCGCAGCGGTACGCGGCTGCCCGCCCCGTCGGCGACGGCATACCTGAACACCCGGCTGCTCGTCGCCGGGCTGCTGGGGGTCTCCGCGGCCGACCGCGTCGACGAGCTGCAGCGGGTGCTGCGCGAGGCCGGGTATGCCGTGACCCTGCGCCCCGACGCCGCCGACGAGGCCTTCGGGCGGTGGCTGCTGCTCGCGGTCGAGTCCGGGGCCGAGCCCGGGGCCGGGAAGGGCTTCGAGGAGGTCCGCGGCGGGCCGATGGACCCCGACGACCCCGTGACCCGCCTGGACCCGGGGCTGCGGGTGGGCTCGGTGAGCGTGGCGGAGGTGGACGCCGGTTACGCCTCGCGCGTCTACGTCGTGCCCGACGCGCAGGTGCAGGAGCCCGACCCGTGGTCGCTGCTGCTGGCCGCGCGGGCCGCGGGGCTGCAGGACGTGGACCTGGAGCACCTGGTGCTGCCCGGGGGCGGGGGTCTCTACTGGGGCGGCCAGGGCGGGGGTCTCTACTGGGGCGGCCAGGGCGGGGGTCTCTACTGGGGCGGCCAGACCGGGGTCCCGGGCATCGCGCCCGACCGCGCTCCCGTCCAGCTGGCCCTGCCCGACCCGACCCGACCCGGCCCCGGCCGTCGTGCCCCCGTCGTCGTGGTCCCAGACACCGGTCTCGGCGAGCACCCGTGGTTCACCGGGTCCGACCTCGCCCAGCAGCGGCGCTCGCTGCTGGGCTGGCCGATCCTGCCGGGCGGTCGTCCGACGCCGTGGCCGGAGGGCACCGGCGTCGACGACGAGCTGACCGGCGCCCTGGACTCCCTGTCCGGGCACGGGACCTTCGTGGCCGGGGTCGTGCGCCAGGCCGCCGCGGGCGCCCGGATCGTGGCGCTCCCGGTGCTGGACTCGGCGGGGCTGGCCGCCGAGCAGGACGTCACCCGCACGCTGGCCGTGCTGCTCGTGCTCCACCTCATCCACCAGGAGCGGGGGCGCACGGAGTTCGACGAGGCCGGGGGCGTCGTCGACGTGCTCAACCTGTCGCTGGGGTTCTACCACCAGGACGGCGAGGTGTCGGACCACCCGGTGCGCCGCCTGCTGGACCTCTTCGGCCGGGCCGGTGTCGGCGTGGTCGCCGCGGCCGGCAACCAGGCCACGACCACGCCGATGTACCCCGGCGGCTGGGCGGTCGGGCCGGGGACCGCCCTGGAGGAGGACCAGCCGGTGCCGCTGGTGTGCGTCGGGGCGCTCAACCCTGACGGGCGCACGGTGGCGATGTTCAGCAACGCCGGACCGTGGGTGACCACCCACCGGCCCGGGGTCAACGTCGTCAGCACCCTGCCGGTGACCTTCGACGCCTCGGCGCAGGCCGACCGCCGGACCCCCGGCCCGCACGGTGGCCCCGACCGCGCCACGCCCGACCCGGACGACCTGCGCGGCGGGTTCGGGGTGTGGAGCGGCACCAGCTTCGCGGCTCCGTGGCTGTCCGGCCAGCTGGCGGCCGACCTGGTCGCGCAGCGGGCGGAGGACGACGGGAAGGACGCGGTCCCGGACATGCGCCGGCGGGCCGCCGGCGCCTTGCGGCGCCTCGTGAAGGAGGAGTGA
- a CDS encoding RNA polymerase sigma factor, translated as MLTDDDPDVRTRRDRPSLGEQAGACFHRYREGQDQALGELVDLVTPLLWNVARAHGCDRDVAEDVVQDVWIRLVERARDIRESEAVLGWLVVSVKRESWRTAKLARRTQYDPTGTVDPGGADPGPEALAVLTERQQTLWSAVQGLPERCRRLLRIVAFCDRPDYDEISAALDMPRGSIGPTRGRCLDKLRRSLAADERWAGP; from the coding sequence ATGCTGACCGACGACGACCCCGACGTCCGGACCAGACGGGACCGGCCCTCCCTCGGCGAGCAGGCCGGTGCCTGCTTCCACCGCTACCGCGAGGGGCAGGACCAGGCGCTGGGCGAGCTGGTCGACCTGGTGACCCCGTTGCTGTGGAACGTCGCCCGGGCCCACGGCTGCGACCGCGACGTCGCCGAGGACGTCGTCCAGGACGTGTGGATCCGGCTGGTCGAGCGGGCGCGGGACATCCGGGAGAGCGAGGCGGTGCTGGGCTGGCTGGTGGTGTCCGTCAAGCGGGAGAGCTGGCGCACGGCCAAGCTGGCCCGGCGCACCCAGTACGACCCGACGGGCACCGTGGACCCGGGTGGGGCCGACCCCGGCCCCGAGGCGCTGGCGGTCCTCACCGAGCGGCAGCAGACCCTGTGGTCCGCCGTGCAGGGGCTCCCCGAGCGGTGCCGGAGGCTGCTGCGCATCGTCGCCTTCTGCGACCGACCCGACTACGACGAGATCTCGGCGGCGCTGGACATGCCCCGGGGGAGCATCGGCCCGACCCGTGGGCGGTGCCTGGACAAGCTGCGGCGCTCGCTCGCCGCCGACGAGAGGTGGGCAGGACCATGA
- a CDS encoding CHAT domain-containing protein: MPRATAAPASVGSLFLQGRSANVEGRPAEGERLLRRALRMLHEQRPDRVPGMESVVDADGDAGAAEAEVRLLLSLSTSLVQRHGADSALEAAGRALELAEGLEPDVRVVLLAKCRLQLAMINGRTGQTGTALEHLEQALTWVDQLGPADRFELLLSRGAVRVDGPDPSSAEPDFAQAASIAREHDLPVQEFMARHNLAQTVALSGDLPRALRLYRDIERLGSGASRAVALHGRSRTLLDAGLVDEARDLLLRAAAEAEGTGQRLVAGEIQGDLALAELVEGRHEEAAEGAARARRLLQHRAPGLRRRAELVLLDARRRRGERLGDVARRGRALVEAFDADGDHVAADLARLVVAEAEVDRGRTAEAVRLLRATADLTHVGSLSTRLRARGVLACAARDADDAPTARRHLRAALADLTETLAGSSSLELRAATHLHAQDLARLDLAVAPDAPRETLLAVERWREAASRSPAVLPPADPELARRTTVLRHLRHQVREDLDRAHRMRARVRELERSVAALSWSAPGQGGPRGMVTREDLARSLARLAERETSVLYLVESQDRLLAVAGTARRLRTVDLGPLSPALEEARVLAADLETGARACGGPMETTLQRSLQHSARALDDRVVRPLRLEGRVLVVPTPALASVPWGLLPSRRGQPTPVAPSVSGWARGGTEVAAPTVAALAGPELGRAPDEVDRVAAVWPQGWAHHETTAAELAAALGRHDVVHVAAHGRHRDDSPMFSSLWLADGPYFLADLERQPRRASHVVLSACDSGRSRHRGGSAALGLAAGLLWLGVESVVAAPCRIPDEVAADHLPRYHELLAGGLPADEALSGAAAGAHPLAGAFVAWGAPWSATPAQR; the protein is encoded by the coding sequence ATGCCGCGGGCAACGGCCGCCCCGGCCTCGGTCGGGTCCCTCTTCCTCCAGGGCCGGTCGGCCAACGTCGAGGGCCGGCCGGCGGAGGGGGAGCGGCTGCTGCGGCGCGCCCTGCGGATGCTCCACGAGCAGCGGCCCGACCGGGTGCCGGGCATGGAGTCGGTGGTCGACGCCGACGGCGACGCCGGGGCCGCCGAGGCCGAGGTGCGGCTGCTGCTGTCGTTGAGCACCTCGCTCGTGCAGCGGCACGGGGCCGACAGTGCCCTGGAGGCGGCCGGTCGCGCGCTCGAGCTGGCCGAGGGCCTGGAACCCGACGTGCGGGTGGTCCTGCTCGCCAAGTGCCGGCTGCAGCTGGCGATGATCAACGGGCGGACCGGTCAGACGGGCACCGCCCTGGAGCACCTCGAGCAGGCCCTGACCTGGGTCGACCAGCTGGGCCCGGCCGACCGCTTCGAGCTCCTGCTGTCCCGGGGGGCGGTCCGCGTCGACGGTCCCGACCCCTCGAGCGCCGAGCCCGACTTCGCGCAGGCGGCGAGCATCGCCCGCGAGCACGACCTGCCGGTGCAGGAGTTCATGGCCCGGCACAACCTGGCGCAGACGGTCGCCCTGTCCGGTGACCTGCCCCGGGCCCTGCGGCTGTACCGCGACATCGAGCGGCTGGGCAGCGGGGCGTCGCGCGCCGTGGCCCTCCACGGGCGGTCCCGGACGCTGCTCGACGCCGGTCTCGTCGACGAGGCGCGCGACCTGCTCCTGCGGGCCGCCGCGGAGGCCGAGGGCACCGGGCAGCGCCTGGTCGCGGGGGAGATCCAGGGCGACCTCGCCCTGGCCGAGCTCGTCGAGGGGCGGCACGAGGAGGCGGCCGAGGGGGCGGCCCGGGCGAGGCGGCTCCTGCAGCACCGTGCCCCCGGCCTGCGGCGGCGCGCGGAGCTGGTGCTGCTCGACGCCCGCCGGCGGCGCGGCGAGCGCCTCGGCGACGTCGCGCGGCGCGGGCGGGCGCTCGTGGAGGCCTTCGACGCCGACGGCGACCACGTCGCCGCGGACCTGGCGCGGCTCGTCGTCGCGGAGGCCGAGGTCGACCGAGGGCGGACGGCCGAGGCGGTCCGGCTGCTGCGCGCCACCGCCGACCTCACCCACGTCGGGTCGCTGAGCACCCGGCTCCGGGCGCGCGGGGTGCTGGCCTGCGCGGCCCGGGACGCCGACGACGCCCCGACGGCCCGCCGTCACCTGCGGGCGGCCCTGGCCGACCTCACCGAGACCCTCGCCGGCAGCTCGAGCCTGGAGCTGCGGGCCGCCACCCACCTCCACGCGCAGGACCTGGCCCGGCTCGACCTGGCCGTCGCGCCGGACGCCCCGCGCGAGACGCTGCTCGCGGTGGAGCGCTGGCGCGAGGCGGCCAGCAGGTCACCCGCCGTCCTTCCGCCGGCGGACCCCGAGCTGGCCCGACGCACGACGGTGCTGCGCCACCTGCGGCACCAGGTGCGCGAGGACCTCGACCGTGCCCACCGGATGCGGGCCCGGGTGCGGGAGCTGGAGCGCTCCGTCGCCGCCCTGTCGTGGTCCGCCCCGGGTCAGGGCGGCCCCCGGGGGATGGTCACCCGGGAGGACCTCGCCCGGTCCCTCGCGCGCCTGGCTGAGCGGGAGACGTCCGTGCTCTACCTCGTCGAGTCGCAGGACCGCCTGCTCGCGGTGGCCGGGACCGCCCGTCGTCTGCGCACCGTCGACCTCGGACCCCTGTCCCCGGCCCTGGAGGAGGCGCGGGTCCTCGCCGCCGACCTCGAGACCGGCGCGCGGGCCTGCGGGGGGCCGATGGAGACGACGCTGCAGCGCTCCCTGCAGCACTCGGCCCGGGCCCTCGACGACCGGGTGGTCCGGCCGCTGCGGCTGGAGGGCCGCGTGCTCGTCGTGCCCACGCCGGCGCTCGCCTCGGTGCCGTGGGGCCTGCTGCCCAGCCGGCGCGGCCAGCCGACCCCGGTCGCCCCGAGCGTCAGCGGCTGGGCCCGGGGCGGCACCGAGGTGGCCGCGCCGACGGTGGCCGCCCTCGCCGGGCCGGAGCTGGGTCGCGCCCCGGACGAGGTGGACCGCGTGGCGGCGGTGTGGCCGCAGGGGTGGGCGCACCACGAGACCACCGCCGCGGAGCTGGCGGCGGCGCTCGGACGGCACGACGTGGTCCACGTCGCCGCGCACGGGCGGCACCGGGACGACAGCCCGATGTTCTCCTCGCTGTGGCTGGCCGACGGCCCCTACTTCCTGGCGGACCTGGAGCGGCAGCCGCGGCGGGCCTCGCACGTCGTCCTCTCGGCCTGCGACTCCGGCCGGTCACGGCACCGTGGCGGCTCGGCGGCGCTCGGGCTGGCGGCCGGGCTGCTCTGGCTCGGGGTGGAGAGCGTCGTGGCGGCACCCTGCCGGATCCCTGACGAGGTGGCGGCCGACCACCTGCCGCGGTACCACGAGCTGCTCGCCGGCGGGCTGCCCGCCGACGAGGCGCTCAGCGGGGCGGCCGCCGGGGCCCACCCGCTCGCGGGGGCGTTCGTGGCGTGGGGAGCCCCCTGGAGCGCCACCCCGGCCCAGCGGTGA
- a CDS encoding rod shape-determining protein: MSTARVPRGSTLLGRDLAIDLGTATTQVHVQGRGVVLDEPTLVAVDTATGRLVAAGAKAHEMLGRTPERVLTMRPLSDGVITDAEVTEQLLRHFVERVRPTRLVRPRTVVCVPSGVTAVERRALEDAAMRCGARRVLVLEEAMAAAIGAGLPVDSAAASMVVDLGGGTTDVAVISLGGVVNARSLRVGGDEVDEAVARGVREGHDLLLGERSAEHIKHQVGAVWPLATERTTRVRGRDLGSGLPRTIELGSEEVRRMIEPVTAQVVEAVRAVLDVCPPELSGDLLDTGITLTGGGALLRGWTERLRHELGVPVRLAQDPQHAVIRGAGICVDDMKALRQVLTRQPVVPG, from the coding sequence GTGAGCACTGCGCGCGTCCCCCGAGGGTCCACCCTGCTCGGGCGCGACCTCGCGATCGACCTGGGCACGGCGACGACGCAGGTGCACGTGCAGGGACGGGGCGTCGTCCTGGACGAGCCGACCCTCGTGGCCGTCGACACGGCCACCGGCCGCCTCGTCGCGGCCGGGGCCAAGGCCCACGAGATGCTGGGGCGCACCCCCGAGCGGGTGCTGACGATGCGACCCCTCTCGGACGGGGTCATCACCGACGCGGAGGTGACCGAGCAGCTGCTGCGTCACTTCGTCGAGCGGGTGCGGCCCACCCGGCTGGTCCGCCCGCGCACCGTGGTCTGCGTGCCCAGCGGGGTCACCGCGGTCGAGCGCCGGGCGCTGGAGGACGCGGCGATGCGGTGCGGCGCGCGGCGCGTCCTCGTCCTCGAGGAGGCCATGGCCGCGGCGATCGGGGCCGGGCTGCCGGTCGACAGCGCGGCCGCCAGCATGGTGGTCGACCTGGGCGGGGGCACCACGGACGTCGCCGTCATCAGCCTGGGCGGGGTCGTCAACGCGCGCAGCCTGCGGGTCGGGGGCGACGAGGTGGACGAGGCCGTGGCCCGGGGGGTGCGGGAGGGGCACGACCTCCTGCTGGGAGAGCGGTCCGCGGAGCACATCAAGCACCAGGTGGGCGCCGTCTGGCCGTTGGCGACCGAGCGCACGACCCGGGTGCGCGGCCGGGACCTCGGCTCGGGGCTGCCCCGCACGATCGAGCTGGGCAGCGAGGAGGTGCGCCGGATGATCGAACCGGTGACGGCCCAGGTGGTCGAGGCGGTGCGCGCCGTCCTGGACGTCTGCCCCCCGGAGCTCTCCGGCGACCTGCTCGACACCGGAATCACCCTGACCGGGGGCGGGGCCCTGCTCCGCGGCTGGACCGAGCGCCTGCGGCACGAGCTCGGGGTGCCCGTCCGCCTCGCGCAGGACCCCCAGCACGCCGTCATCCGGGGGGCGGGCATCTGCGTCGACGACATGAAGGCGCTGCGTCAGGTGCTGACCCGCCAGCCCGTCGTCCCGGGGTGA
- the mreC gene encoding rod shape-determining protein MreC, producing the protein MDRLRAQARDATELEQLARSSTAAVVDRTLLPARVVAVASGSSPVGGRTVTLDVGSEDGVRPDQTVVAVEGLVGRVLRVAPTSADVLLLGDPQVVVGVRFGEDGALGDVQADPVPGLPPRGHGQLTLTALGDTQIEVGARVRTLGSPDDVPYAAGIPLGTVVSVDPDRGQLGRTAVVEPFVDTDTLDLVAVVLREDG; encoded by the coding sequence GTGGACCGGCTCCGCGCCCAGGCCCGGGACGCCACCGAGCTGGAGCAGCTGGCCCGCTCGAGCACCGCCGCCGTGGTGGACCGGACCCTGCTCCCGGCGCGGGTGGTGGCGGTCGCGTCCGGCAGCTCCCCGGTGGGGGGCCGGACGGTCACCCTCGACGTCGGGAGCGAGGACGGTGTCCGACCCGACCAGACCGTCGTCGCCGTCGAGGGGCTCGTCGGGCGGGTGCTGCGGGTGGCGCCGACCAGTGCCGACGTCCTGCTGCTCGGCGACCCGCAGGTGGTCGTGGGCGTGCGGTTCGGCGAGGACGGGGCGCTCGGTGACGTCCAGGCCGACCCGGTGCCGGGCCTGCCGCCGCGCGGGCACGGCCAGCTCACGCTCACCGCGCTGGGCGACACGCAGATCGAGGTCGGCGCCCGGGTCAGGACGCTGGGCAGCCCGGACGACGTCCCCTACGCCGCCGGCATACCCCTGGGGACCGTCGTCTCCGTCGACCCGGACCGCGGCCAGCTCGGGCGCACGGCCGTCGTGGAGCCCTTCGTGGACACCGACACCCTCGACCTCGTCGCGGTGGTCCTGAGGGAGGACGGATGA
- the mreD gene encoding rod shape-determining protein MreD gives MIRLLGPVVRGVLLLVAVLLPSAWPAGLARPDLVLLVVAGVALLHPPPVGLLVGLAGGWLVDVVPPGAAPLGAGALVYAAVGLGLGAVRRHLVLSPVLPWVATGVAAALVLGVRGVAAAAGAGRALPAELAWTLAMTMLVAVLVLPVVMRLERWMTRRGWA, from the coding sequence ATGATCCGCCTGCTGGGTCCCGTCGTCCGCGGGGTGCTGCTGCTGGTCGCGGTGCTGCTGCCGAGCGCCTGGCCCGCCGGTCTGGCCCGGCCGGACCTCGTGCTGCTCGTCGTGGCGGGGGTGGCGCTGCTGCACCCGCCCCCGGTGGGTCTCCTGGTCGGGCTGGCCGGGGGGTGGCTCGTGGACGTCGTGCCGCCCGGGGCCGCGCCCCTGGGCGCGGGTGCGCTCGTCTACGCCGCCGTGGGGCTGGGGCTGGGCGCGGTCCGCCGCCACCTCGTCCTCTCGCCGGTGCTCCCGTGGGTCGCGACCGGGGTGGCGGCGGCCCTCGTGCTGGGCGTCCGCGGCGTGGCCGCCGCGGCCGGCGCCGGCCGGGCCCTGCCGGCCGAGCTGGCCTGGACGCTGGCCATGACGATGCTCGTGGCCGTGCTCGTGCTGCCCGTGGTCATGCGGCTCGAGCGGTGGATGACCCGGCGGGGGTGGGCATGA
- the mrdA gene encoding penicillin-binding protein 2, translating to MDDPAGVGMTAAAGRGRPATRVPRPALTPRRVRRRRSTGALWVVLVAVLALGGLLAGRLGQMQLGQHEELAVQAAEVSTREILTPALRGRVLAADGTPVVANAASSVVTVDPQVLLEADDGGADLVASVADALRRPQDELWGRTRLCGTEGAPPVPFCFSGSPYLPVPLVYDVDPVDALALLERPEDYPGIEVQSIPVRDYPAPDGVNAAHLVGYLGRPTQEEVEASEDGLDAQAWLGRAGLEAVYDEGLRGIPGRTTLTVDPRGVVTGTLEQTDPVQGADLRTHLDVRVQAASERALVEAVRAARRAGAPATSGAAVVMRPDTGAVLAAASFPTYDPGVWSRGVSAGEYARLLDADRGAPLVNRVVGETYPPASTFKVVTLPAALQTGIDPEGEYSCPGAVSIAGQRFTNYESEAYGEIGLRRILEVSCDTTFYRWAYDQWRDLQDAGADADARDRFLAVARGFGLGQRTGVDVPGEEAGTLPSRQWKQDYWESTREDVCRRAEEGYPEVADEERREFLEQLAQENCVDGARWRPGDAVNFSIGQGDVATTPLQMAVVYAAVANGGRLVTPQVAEALVRPDGTVVERIEAPDQGRVSLDEDTWRIVRDGLEGVVTEGTGAAAFAGWPTDDYPLAGKTGSAESFGRQATSWFASYGPADEPEYVVLVVVEEGGIGSDTAAPAVRQIWETLREVQP from the coding sequence GTGGATGACCCGGCGGGGGTGGGCATGACCGCGGCCGCCGGGCGGGGCCGGCCGGCCACCCGGGTCCCCCGGCCCGCGCTGACGCCCCGGCGGGTCCGGCGCCGCCGCTCCACCGGAGCCCTGTGGGTCGTGCTCGTGGCCGTGCTCGCCCTCGGCGGGCTGCTCGCCGGACGGCTCGGGCAGATGCAGCTCGGGCAGCACGAGGAGCTGGCGGTGCAGGCGGCGGAGGTGAGCACGCGGGAGATCCTCACGCCGGCGCTGCGGGGCCGCGTGCTGGCGGCCGACGGCACGCCCGTCGTCGCCAACGCGGCGAGCTCGGTGGTCACGGTGGACCCCCAGGTGCTGCTCGAGGCGGACGACGGGGGCGCCGACCTCGTGGCCTCGGTGGCCGACGCCCTGCGCCGCCCGCAGGACGAGCTGTGGGGCCGCACCCGCCTGTGCGGCACGGAGGGGGCGCCACCGGTGCCGTTCTGCTTCTCGGGGTCTCCCTACCTCCCCGTCCCCCTCGTCTACGACGTCGACCCGGTGGACGCCCTCGCCCTGCTCGAGCGACCCGAGGACTACCCCGGGATCGAGGTGCAGAGCATCCCGGTCCGTGACTACCCTGCGCCCGACGGGGTCAACGCGGCCCACCTCGTGGGCTACCTGGGTCGGCCGACGCAGGAGGAGGTCGAGGCCTCCGAGGACGGGCTCGACGCGCAGGCGTGGCTGGGCCGCGCGGGGCTGGAGGCGGTCTACGACGAGGGCCTGCGCGGCATACCGGGGCGCACCACCCTCACCGTCGACCCGCGGGGGGTGGTCACCGGCACGCTCGAGCAGACCGACCCCGTGCAGGGGGCCGACCTGCGCACCCACCTCGACGTCCGGGTGCAGGCGGCCAGCGAGCGGGCCCTGGTGGAGGCCGTGCGGGCCGCGCGACGCGCGGGCGCCCCGGCGACCAGCGGCGCCGCCGTCGTGATGCGCCCCGACACCGGGGCGGTGCTGGCGGCCGCGAGCTTCCCCACCTACGACCCGGGCGTCTGGAGCCGCGGGGTGAGCGCCGGGGAGTACGCCCGGCTGCTCGACGCCGACCGCGGCGCACCCTTGGTCAACCGGGTGGTCGGGGAGACCTACCCACCGGCCTCGACGTTCAAGGTCGTCACCCTCCCCGCGGCGCTGCAGACCGGGATCGACCCGGAGGGGGAGTACTCCTGCCCCGGCGCGGTGTCCATCGCCGGGCAGCGGTTCACCAACTACGAGTCCGAGGCCTACGGCGAGATCGGGCTGCGCCGGATCCTCGAGGTCTCCTGCGACACGACCTTCTACCGCTGGGCCTACGACCAGTGGCGCGACCTGCAGGACGCCGGCGCGGACGCCGACGCGCGCGACCGCTTCCTCGCGGTCGCGCGCGGGTTCGGCCTCGGTCAGCGCACCGGGGTGGACGTGCCGGGCGAGGAGGCGGGCACCCTGCCCTCGCGGCAGTGGAAGCAGGACTACTGGGAGAGCACCCGCGAGGACGTCTGCCGACGGGCCGAGGAGGGCTACCCGGAGGTGGCGGACGAGGAGCGGCGCGAGTTCCTCGAACAGCTGGCGCAGGAGAACTGCGTCGACGGGGCCCGCTGGCGCCCCGGCGACGCGGTGAACTTCTCCATCGGCCAGGGCGACGTCGCGACGACCCCGCTGCAGATGGCGGTGGTCTACGCCGCCGTGGCCAACGGGGGACGGCTGGTGACGCCGCAGGTGGCGGAGGCCCTCGTCCGCCCGGACGGCACCGTGGTGGAGCGGATCGAGGCCCCGGACCAGGGTCGCGTCTCGCTCGACGAGGACACGTGGCGGATCGTGCGGGACGGGCTGGAGGGGGTCGTCACCGAGGGGACCGGTGCGGCGGCCTTCGCCGGGTGGCCGACCGACGACTACCCCCTGGCCGGCAAGACGGGGTCGGCGGAGTCCTTCGGTCGCCAGGCGACCTCCTGGTTCGCCTCCTACGGCCCGGCCGACGAGCCCGAGTACGTCGTGCTCGTCGTCGTCGAGGAGGGGGGCATCGGGTCGGACACCGCCGCCCCGGCGGTGCGTCAGATCTGGGAGACCCTGCGCGAGGTGCAGCCGTGA
- a CDS encoding GNAT family N-acetyltransferase, with translation MIRDARPEDAGRCAAIYAPYVTGTSVTFETEPPGAEELARRIAVAQRAHAWLVTERDGVVLGYAYAGAYRARSAYSRTAETSIYLAQDAGGQGLGRPLYTALLDRLRALGYGTAVAGTTPPNPASAALHRSLGFRQVGAFTRVGRKFGRWHGCDWFELALREDVDEPGIGAEGAPRLP, from the coding sequence GTGATCCGCGACGCCCGCCCCGAGGACGCCGGCCGGTGCGCGGCGATCTACGCGCCCTACGTCACCGGCACCTCGGTGACCTTCGAGACCGAGCCGCCGGGGGCCGAGGAGCTCGCCCGCCGCATCGCCGTCGCGCAGCGGGCGCACGCGTGGCTCGTCACCGAGCGCGACGGGGTCGTCCTCGGGTACGCCTACGCCGGCGCCTACCGCGCCCGCAGCGCCTACTCACGCACCGCCGAGACGAGCATCTACCTCGCCCAGGACGCCGGCGGGCAGGGGCTCGGGCGCCCGCTCTACACCGCCCTGCTGGACCGGCTGCGCGCGCTCGGCTACGGCACCGCGGTCGCCGGCACCACCCCGCCGAACCCCGCCAGCGCCGCGCTGCACCGGTCGCTCGGCTTCCGTCAGGTCGGGGCGTTCACCCGGGTGGGCCGCAAGTTCGGCCGGTGGCACGGGTGCGACTGGTTCGAGCTGGCCCTGCGCGAGGACGTCGACGAGCCCGGGATCGGTGCGGAGGGAGCGCCCCGGTTGCCGTAG